Proteins from one Kwoniella shivajii chromosome 1, complete sequence genomic window:
- a CDS encoding ribosomal protein L35 — protein MSFLPRLLRPFTSSIAGPSRLPLKFSSIPPLNSITSSASFSTSSPNLVKQKLKSHSGCKKRFFANANGMAQTGKAHLNTAFSTARINRLAKSVYVTKTQNRKLKKMLPYA, from the exons ATGTCGTTCCTACCTCGACTCCTTCGTCCGTTCACTTCTTCCATCGCGGGACCCTCAAGGCTTCCTCTCAAATTCTCTTCGATACCTCCCTTAAACTCGATTACGAGTTCAGCCTCgttctcaacatcatcacctaACTTGGTGAAACAAAAGCTCAAGTCACATTCTGGATGCAAGAAGAGGTTCTTCGCTAATGCCAatggaatg GCTCAAACCGGAAAAGCACATCTGAATACCGCATTTTCAACTGCCCGAATAAATAGATTAGCTAAATCAGTTTATGTGACCAAGACACAG AACCGAAAACTCAAAAAGATGTTACCGTACGCATAG